One genomic region from Candida albicans SC5314 chromosome 6, complete sequence encodes:
- a CDS encoding uncharacterized protein (Phosphorylated protein of unknown function; transcript is upregulated clinical isolates from HIV positive patients with oral candidiasis) produces the protein MIEAIYISDSTNSLVYEYTTSLCIPKFKSLVPKVTSFNDSTTTNKIPLNSKLYLFVHHHQQSGLQFYLLCKEIDNANPLIPSIFIQRLIEVMEDYFGDLNSVKIEANNEILTLLLYQMLDDGTPYITDFNKLRDLVSYKSLLSKLLSSATTVASKATGTAMSNKGPLDLHKTNNHQTSDIPWRRSNVKHTNNEMYVDVIETVNVIIKPTTKKAKRHLQSEKQNQGFDSAFYSSASSKSLNHDIENHLISGYIDGEINFLSRLTGVPSLQLSLNSIGTSRIELPSLHRCIDFDVWNEKRGILSFIPPDGKSTLMRYQIDLNQTNQYGTSNKQSMLSMIKSTSIEAEFICHENTSDFEIRLNLSPSISKIDSLNVEIVCEHPEDQIKMNRVTHGDFSSKGNGKAEWILRQLKPNVFSPVFYGSIISNTENSSDEEEEEEKEGARDENNQAKHDKKVRISKPSYIKLSYSHKGPVPSGLKVDSLKIISAKGLGDTVKPYKGVKYMTKSGNYIVRS, from the coding sequence ATGATTGAAGCAATATATATTTCAGACTCAACTAACTCATTGGTTTATGAGTACACAACTTCACTATGCATCccaaaatttaaatcattagTTCCCAAAGTTACTTCGTTTAACGATTCAACAACCACCAATAAGATTCCATTAAATTCAAAGTTGTACTTATTTGTgcatcatcatcagcaGTCAGGGTTGCAGTTTTACTTGTTATGCAAAGAGATTGATAATGCAAACCCATTGATTCCCtcaatttttattcaaagGTTAATCGAAGTGATGGAAGATTACTTTGGGGATTTGAATAGTGTCAAGATCGAAGcaaataatgaaatctTAACGTTATTATTATACCAAATGTTGGACGATGGCACTCCTTACATTACAGATTTCAATAAGTTGCGAGACTTGGTTAGTTATAAATCATTACTTTCCAAGCTTCTCAGTAGTGCTACCACTGTCGCATCCAAAGCCACTGGAACGGCAATGAGCAATAAAGGTCCCTTAGATTTGcataaaacaaataaccATCAAACATCCGATATTCCTTGGAGAAGAAGCAACGTAAAACATACAAACAATGAAATGTATGTTGATGTAATTGAAACCGTGAATGTCATTATAAAGCCTACAAccaaaaaagcaaaaagaCATTTACAACTGGAAAAGCAAAACCAAGGATTTGACTCTGCCTTTTATTCTTCAGCATCTAGCAAATCGCTAAACCATGATATAGAGAATCATTTAATTAGTGGATACATTGACGGTGAAATCAACTTTTTGAGTCGGTTGACGGGTGTGCCATCTTTGCAGTTATCGTTGAATTCCATAGGAACAAGCAGAATAGAGTTGCCAAGTTTACACAGGTgcattgattttgatgttTGGAACGAAAAAAGAGGGATATTGTCGTTTATTCCACCTGATGGGAAATCTACTCTAATGAGgtatcaaattgatttgaacCAAACCAATCAGTACGGCACGTCTAACAAGCAATCAATGTTGAGCATGATAAAGTCAACAAGTATTGAAGCAGAGTTTATTTGCCATGAAAATACTTCcgattttgaaattagatTAAACTTATCCCCATCTATATCTAAAATAGATTCCCTAAATGTTGAAATTGTGTGTGAGCACCCAGAggatcaaatcaaaatgaacCGTGTTACTCACGGAGACTTTTCATCAAAAGGAAATGGAAAAGCGGAATGGATTTTACGACAACTAAAACCAAATGTGTTTTCACCTGTGTTTTATGGATCAATCATATCTAATACAGAGAATTCCAGCgatgaagaggaagaagaagagaaagaagGAGCAAGAGACGAGAACAACCAAGCTAAACACGATAAAAAAGTGAGAATTTCTAAACCAAGTTATATAAAACTAAGTTATAGCCACAAAGGACCAGTTCCAAGTGGATTGAAGGTCGATAGCTTAAAGATAATTAGTGCAAAAGGGTTAGGCGATACAGTCAAACCTTACAAAGGTGTCAAGTATATGACCAAGTCTGGTAATTATATAGTGAGAtcataa
- the DPM2 gene encoding Dpm2p (Dolichol-phosphate mannose synthase subunit, not essential for enzyme activity; flow model and Spider biofilm repressed) gives MGADKLIGFGMLGVAAFVFTYYTAWVFVLPFINEDNILNQFFLPRDYAIKLPILLLFIAALGVGTFVGKVLIKNQQKQKSKKKAQ, from the exons ATG GGTGCCGATAAACTAATTGGATTTGGAATGCTTGGTGTTGCTGCTTTTGTATTCACATACTACACTGCTTGGGTATTTGTATTACCATTTATCAACGAAGACAATATATTGaaccaattctttttgCCAAGAGATTATGCCATCAAATTaccaatattattattattcattgCTGCCTTGGGTGTGGGTACATTTGTCGGAAAAGTTTTGATTAAAAATCAACAGAAACAGAAAAGTAAGAAGAAAGCACAATAA
- the SRO77 gene encoding putative Rab GTPase-binding protein (Protein with a predicted role in docking and fusion of post-Golgi vesicles with the plasma membrane; filament induced; fungal-specific (no human or murine homolog)): MFNKLKSRKAPLSLDSVSNAIKTRGTKSLSPEEINPKHIDLKVINQLGIPQNSIVAVAYDPVQSLLAVSTTSNDVRVYGQLNVEVVFEFNIKHPITFLRFVKGVYLVCASPGAGLNILSLHSKKVLGTTSFPGTVTAMESDPSLDWLIMGLSNGSLMFYDVDRVNLTPFRIDNLQKKIMPKEKMSPVLSIEWHPRDIGTLLIAYQQSAIVYSLVSGEVKSVLVYQLSKDHRGFQLASHIANGGKKKIFGGSKEVIPKLKEAHFHPNGLHAVTVHEDNSIVFWDIASGTILEARNVFDVHIHQPGTPLEIPEVFQPIETVQWVCGEDPENTKLIVSGGDSNSKNAIHVLDFGYTLKYSITSYEKQAEFYAQPQSGQRIIPVTFYLNKTEVEEVIKTILPITENGSPYFHGGHDPSFLLLVSNLGRIYFVSFAEHAGGQGSSDLGTVILPTSISFIHPPLCAFDVEQVRRIDWYSIMSSRASTGATSKTKEMFFGGASVGLNNVSKPIGYDDSFRNILITGHESGLVRFLDVTKGEQHELEGIVQIGLRETLFDYGNPKSLRVIFVSCAFENRELLVALATGEVVVCKFGKNNRNAGLSATKDYSDCAVQHANKNAKLLDISGRVSGSLNASSTFLPTSLLQIEPPEPISVIKMSNVGFGAIGYKSGRLVVCDITRGPAVILNLENIKEHLVSVQGNCYPTSIEFSIQEYGNDGYSSIVLLVGTNCGGNLVTFRITPMGNGGFEVVFADKTAHLNYRTTDASGAEGSCISQIIPINSVTGESAVANMSTFNKLSQGIVIPAYVIATSDREIRVLKLPKQKLSHKVVEDFCLKCSVVNYHNKGIVLAILVKSGFVKLCSLPSLSDIANVKLPKEVYAQVKESLESGMATQSDLLRSGELFVRYSKTESVYITTNEKTRHKDDTNTDRLFNENAIIPPRPTASTLSWAKGQISYVSVDDLAMLVAGPNRKPPKNTESQLAYNISPEANPQSNYGGYNPQKGRDSDKSKSSSPYDQPVRRGTNNSGGLGSQGFMRSLQNSIQTVEETFNDYANQASQTFTEGIEDQKKSMYSAAVKSKFGF, from the coding sequence atgtttaacaaattaaaactgAGAAAAGCACCTTTGTCATTGGATTCAGTTTCAAATGCCATCAAAACAAGGGGTACAAAGTCTCTTTCCCCAGAAGAAATCAATCCAAAacatattgatttaaaagtGATCAATCAACTTGGGATTCCccaaaattcaattgttgcaGTGGCTTATGATCCAGTACAATCTTTATTAGCAGTTTCAACCACCAGCAACGATGTTCGAGTATATGGACAGCTAAATGTCGAAGTTGTATTTGAATTCAACATTAAACACCCTATCACGTTTCTTCGATTTGTTAAGGGAGTATATCTTGTCTGTGCCTCACCAGGTGCTGGTTTGAATATATTATCATTGCACTCCAAAAAAGTGTTAGGAACAACTCTGTTTCCTGGAACAGTTACAGCTATGGAATCAGACCCTTCATTGGATTGGTTGATTATGGGATTGTCAAACGGTAGTTTAATGTTTTATGATGTTGACAGAGTAAATTTAACACCTTTCagaattgataatttgcagaagaaaataatgcCAAAGGAGAAAATGTCACCAGTTTTGTCCATTGAATGGCATCCTCGTGATATTGGTACTTTATTGATTGCATACCAGCAATCTGCAATTGTTTACTCACTTGTATCAGGCGAAGTGAAAAGTGTCTTGGTATACCAGTTATCAAAAGATCATAGAGGCTTTCAATTGGCGTCTCATATTGCAAACGGggggaagaagaagatatttGGTGGTTCCAAGGAGGTAATCCCTAAACTAAAGGAAGCCCATTTCCATCCAAATGGATTACACGCCGTCACAGTGCATGAAGACAATTCGATAGTATTCTGGGATATAGCAAGTGGTACAATTTTAGAAGCTAGAAACGTTTTTGATGTGCACATTCATCAGCCAGGGACGCCATTAGAAATTCCCGAGGTATTTCAACCCATTGAGACCGTTCAATGGGTTTGTGGTGAAGATCCAGAGAACACAAAGTTGATTGTAAGCGGCGGAGATTCTAATTCCAAGAATGCCATTCACGTTTTAGATTTTGGCTATACTTTGAAGTACTCAATTACATCGTATGAAAAACAAGCTGAATTTTACGCACAACCACAATCAGGACAAAGAATCATTCCAGTAacattttatttgaataaGACAGAAGTAGAAGAGGTGATAAAAACCATTCTACCAATTACTGAAAATGGGTCGCCTTATTTCCATGGTGGTCATGatccttcttttttgttgttggtcTCAAATTTGGGACgaatttattttgtttcatttgcCGAGCATGCTGGTGGTCAAGGATCATCTGATTTAGGCACGGTTATTTTGCCCACCTCTATATCATTTATTCACCCACCTTTATGTGCCTTTGATGTTGAGCAAGTGagaagaattgattggTATAGTATTATGTCCAGCAGAGCATCGACGGGAGCAACATCCAAAACAAAGGAAATGTTTTTTGGTGGTGCATCGGTAGGCCTCAACAATGTGCTGAAACCAATAGGATATGATGATTCTTTTAGGAACATCTTGATTACCGGTCACGAAAGTGGTTTGGTGAGATTTCTTGATGTTACCAAAGGTGAACAACATGAGTTAGAAGGGATTGTGCAAATTGGTCTTCGCGAGACTTTATTTGATTACGGGAATCCAAAGTCGTTGAGAGTCATATTTGTGTCATGTGCATTTGAGAACCGTGAATTACTAGTAGCATTAGCGACAGGTGAGGTTGTTGTTTGCAAGTTTGGCAAAAACAACAGAAACGCTGGGTTATCGGCAACTAAAGATTACAGTGATTGTGCGGTACAACATGCAAACAAAAATGCCAAACTTTTAGATATTAGTGGAAGAGTCCTGGGCTCATTAAATGCGTCATCAACATTTTTACCAACAAGTTTGTTGCAAATCGAGCCACCAGAACCTATTTCGGTGATCAAGATGAGTAATGTCGGTTTTGGGGCTATTGGTTACAAATCGGGAAGATTGGTTGTCTGTGATATTACAAGGGGTCCTGCTGTGATACTCAATcttgaaaatataaaagAACACCTTGTGTCAGTACAAGGAAACTGCTACCCAACGTCTATTGAATTTTCCATTCAAGAATATGGCAATGACGGCTACTCATCCATAGTTTTGTTGGTAGGAACAAATTGTGGCGGTAATCTCGTGACATTTAGAATTACTCCAATGGGGAATGGTGGCTTTGAGGTTGTTTTTGCAGACAAAACAGCACATTTGAATTACAGAACTACTGATGCCAGTGGAGCTGAAGGGTCGTGTATTTCCCAAATAATTCCGATAAACTCAGTGACCGGTGAGTCTGCAGTTGCAAATATGAGCACATTCAACAAACTCAGTCAGGGAATTGTTATTCCAGCATATGTTATTGCCACCTCTGACAGAGAAATTCGTGTTCTCAAGCTACCAAAGCAAAAGTTATCACACAAAGTTGTTGAGGATTTCTGTTTGAAATGCAGTGTTGTGAACTATCACAATAAAGGTATTGTATTGGCCATTTTAGTGAAATCTGGGTTTGTCAAATTATGTTCGTTGCCATCTTTGTCTGATATAGCTAATGTCAAATTGCCCAAGGAGGTTTATGCTCAAGTTAAAGAATCACTTGAATCAGGAATGGCAACTCAGTCAGATTTATTACGTTCAGGTGAATTATTTGTTAGGTACTCTAAAACAGAATCAGTTTATATCACgacaaatgaaaaaactCGCCACAAAGATGACACAAATACGGATCGATTGTTTAACGAAAATGCCATTATTCCACCACGTCCAACTGCAAGTACATTACTGTGGGCAAAAGGTCAAATCAGTTATGTTTCAGTTGATGATTTAGCCATGTTGGTTGCGGGACCAAACCGTAAGCCTCCAAAGAACACAGAGTCACAATTGGCATATAATATAAGCCCTGAAGCTAATCCACAGAGCAATTACGGAGGATATAACCCGCAAAAAGGCAGAGATTCTGACAAAAGTAAAAGTTCGAGTCCATATGACCAACCAGTAAGACGTGGCACTAATAACAGCGGAGGTTTGGGGTCTCAAGGATTTATGAGAAGTCTTCAAAATAGCATTCAAACAGTGGAAGAGACTTTTAACGACTATGCAAACCAAGCCAGTCAAACATTCACCGAAGGTATAGAGGACCAGAAGAAATCAATGTACAGTGCTGCTGTAAAAAGTAAGTTTGGATTTTAA
- the FET3 gene encoding ferroxidase (Multicopper oxidase; required for growth in low iron and prostaglandin E2 synthesis), protein MRTFLSSFIILTTFLASLIAAETHTWYFKTGWVDANPDGVYPRKMIGFNDSWPLPTLRVKKGDRVQLYLINGFDNLNTTLHFHGLFVRGANQMDGPEMVTQCPIPPGETYLYNFTVTDQVGTYWYHSHTGGQYGDGMRGVFIIEDDDFPYHYDEEVVLTLSDHYHKYSGDIMPAFLTRFNPTGAEPIPQNFLFNETRNATWKVEPGKTYFVRILNIGGFVSQYLWMEDHEFTIVEIDGVYVEKNTTDLIYITVAQRYGVLITTKNSTDKNYAFMNGVDTTMLDSVPADLQVNGTNYIVYNESSALPDAYDIDSYDDALDDFYLKPLSKQKLMDDADYTITVDVQMNVLNDGINYAFFNNISYKAPKVPTLLTVLSAGEAATNELIYGTNTNSFVLQGGDIVDIVLNNFDTGKHPFHLHGHVFQLIERHEAVGSKESAVTFNVSDHAEWPEYPMIRDTVYVKPHSYMVLRFKADNPGVWFFHCHVDWHLEQGLAIVLIEDPQAIQKNEKITENHKRICEKVGVPWEGNAAANSNDYLDLKGENVQVKRLPTGFTTKGIVALVFSCVAAFLGLFTISFYGMNDIAHVEDKVARDLDIDLEAENEDEEEAVVLNQNSSSSDSNSKPH, encoded by the coding sequence ATGCGAACATTTCTATCATCATTCATTATTTTGACTACATTTTTAGCTTCATTGATAGCTGCTGAAACTCACACATGGTATTTCAAAACTGGTTGGGTAGACGCAAATCCTGATGGGGTTTATCCCCGTAAAATGATTGGGTTCAATGATTCATGGCCATTACCCACTTTGAGAGTTAAAAAGGGCGACAGAGTTCAATTGTATTTGATTAATGGATTTGATAACTTAAATACTACTTTACATTTTCATGGATTATTTGTTCGTGGTGCCAACCAAATGGACGGGCCAGAGATGGTTACCCAGTGTCCTATCCCACCTGGTGAAACATACTTGTACAACTTCACTGTTACTGATCAAGTGGGAACTTATTGGTATCATAGCCATACAGGGGGTCAGTATGGAGACGGTATGAGAGGTgtctttattattgaagatgatgatttcCCGTATCACTACGATGAAGAAGTTGTTTTAACTTTAAGTGACCATTACCACAAATATTCAGGTGACATAATGCCTGCCTTTTTAACCAGATTTAATCCGACAGGAGCAGAACCGATCCCACAGAACTTTTTGTTCAATGAAACAAGAAATGCCACTTGGAAGGTCGAACCTGGAAAAACTTACTTTGTTAGGATTCTTAATATCGGTGGATTTGTATCACAGTACTTGTGGATGGAAGATCATGAATTTACTATTGTTGAGATCGATGGCGTTTACGTTGAAAAAAACACCActgatttgatttatatcaCAGTTGCTCAAAGATATGGGGTTTTGATAACCACAAAAAATTCAACCGATAAGAACTATGCATTTATGAATGGTGTTGATACTACCATGTTGGATTCAGTTCCTGCTGATTTGCAAGTCAATGGGACCaattatattgtttataatGAAAGCTCCGCCTTACCGGATGCTTACGATATCGATTCGTATGATGATGCCTTGGATGATTTCTACTTGAAACCCTTGAGTAAACAAAAGTTGATGGATGATGCTGATTACACTATTACCGTTGATGTTCAAATGAATGTCTTGAATGATGGGATCAATTATgcttttttcaacaatattagTTACAAAGCACCAAAAGTTCCAACCTTGCTAACTGTTTTAAGTGCTGGCGAAGCTGCAACAAACGAATTGATTTATGGTACCAATACCAATAGTTTTGTATTACAAGGTGGagatattgttgatattgtgctaaataattttgatactGGTAAACATCCATTCCATTTACACGGTCACGTTTTCCAGTTGATTGAGAGACACGAAGCTGTAGGTAGCAAAGAAAGTGCAGTTACATTCAATGTCAGCGATCATGCTGAATGGCCCGAGTATCCAATGATTCGTGACACTGTTTACGTTAAACCTCATTCTTATATGGTTTTAAGATTCAAAGCTGACAACCCCGGGGTTTGGTTTTTCCATTGTCACGTCGACTGGCATTTAGAACAAGGTTTGGCTATTGTTTTGATCGAAGATCCTCAAGCCATtcaaaagaatgaaaaaattactgAGAATCATAAACGTATCTGTGAAAAAGTTGGTGTTCCCTGGGAAGGTAATGCTGCTGCCAACAGCAATGATTATTTGGACTTGAAGGGTGAAAATGTTCAAGTAAAGAGATTACCAACAGGATTTACCACCAAAGGAATCGTAGCATTAGTGTTTTCATGTGTTGCTGCGTTCTTAGGCTTATTCACAATTTCTTTCTATGGTATGAATGACATTGCTCATGTTGAAGACAAAGTAGCCAGAGATTTGGATATTGACTTGGAAGCAGAGAATGAggacgaagaagaagcagTTGTTTTGAACCAgaattcatcttcttcagaCAGCAACTCTAAGCCACATTAA
- the FET34 gene encoding ferroxidase (Multicopper ferroxidase; induced by low iron, ciclopirox olamine, ketoconazole, hypoxia; alkaline induced by Rim101; repressed in fluconazole-resistant isolate; Sfu1, Hog1 repressed; complements S. cerevisiae fet3; Spider biofilm induced) translates to MRATLTSLLVSITFLVSLVAAETHTWYFKTGWVNANPDGVYERPMIGFNDTWPLPTLRVKKGDRVQLYLINGFDNLNTTLHFHGLFQNGTNQMDGPEMVTQCPIPPGETYLYNFTVDQVGTYWYHSHTAGQYGDGMRGVFVIDDDDFPYDYDEDVVLTVGDHYHKYSSDIIPSFLSRFNPTGAEPIPQNFLFNETRNLTWKVEPGKTYLVRIVNVGGFVSQYLWMEDHEFTVVEVDGIYVEKNTTDMLYITTAQRYSVLINTKNSTDKNYAFMQRVDTDMLDVIPSDLQLNGTNYIVYNEDASLPEAYDVDSLDNYLDDFYLKPLSKEKLLDDADYTITVDVQMDNLGNGVNYAFFNNITYTTPKVPTLLTVLSAGDAATNELVYGTNTNSFVLQGGDVVDIVLNNLDTGKHPFHLHGHAFQLIERHKEIPEGEDPVTYNATDHADWPEYPMVRDTVYVRPQSYIVMRFKADNPGVWFFHCHIEWHLEQGLAFQLIEDPQGIQKNEKITDNHKQICEKVGVPWEGNAAANSKDYLNLVGENVQVKRLPTGFTAKGIVALVFSCISAFLGLAAISYYGMNDIENMEKRVARDLDVYFDDDDDDEEEEEQSITEQAATGSSSSPSNK, encoded by the coding sequence ATGAGAGCGACTCTAACCTCATTACTAGTTTCAATTACATTTTTAGTCTCATTGGTAGCAGCAGAGACGCATACATGGTACTTTAAGACTGGATGGGTGAATGCAAACCCTGATGGTGTATATGAAAGACCAATGATTGGGTTTAACGATACTTGGCCTTTACCCACCTTGAGAGTAAAGAAGGGTGACAGAGTTCAATTATACTTAATTAACggttttgataatttgaatacTACGTTACATTTTCATGGGTTGTTCCAAAATGGTACAAATCAAATGGATGGTCCTGAAATGGTCACACAATGTCCTATTCCACCAGGTGAGACTTATTTATACAATTTCACTGTTGACCAAGTTGGAACGTACTGGTATCATAGCCATACAGCAGGCCAATATGGTGATGGTATGAGAGGTGTTTTCGTcattgatgatgacgatttTCCTTACGATTATGACGAGGATGTTGTTTTGACAGTGGGAGATCATTATCATAAATACTCGAGTGACATCATCCCTTCATTTTTAAGCAGATTCAATCCAACTGGTGCTGAACCTATTCCACAaaactttttgtttaacGAAACCAGGAACCTTACATGGAAAGTTGAGCCCGGCAAAACTTATTTGGTTAGAATTGTTAATGTTGGTGGATTTGTGTCACAGTACTTATGGATGGAGGATCATGAATTTACTGTCGTTGAAGTCGATGGGATTTATGTTGAGAAAAATACAACCGATATGTTGTATATTACTACTGCCCAGAGATACAGTGTTTTGATTAACACCAAGAACTCGACAGACAAAAACTATGCCTTCATGCAACGTGTTGATACTGATATGTTGGACGTCATACCTTCTGATTTGCAGTTGAACGGTACTAACTATATTGTGTACAATGAAGATGCCTCCTTACCTGAAGCATATGATGTTGACTCGCTTGATAACTATTTAGACGATTTCTACTTGAAGCCTTTGAGTAAAGAGAAGTTATTAGACGATGCTGATTATACTATTACTGTCGATGTGCAAATGGACAATTTAGGCAATGGTGTCAATTATGccttcttcaacaacattacTTACACAACACCTAAAGTTCCTACTTTGTTGACTGTGTTGAGTGCTGGTGATGCTGCCACCAATGAATTGGTTTATGGTACTAACACCAACAGTTTTGTGTTACAAGGGGGcgatgttgttgatattgtattgaacaatttggATACCGGTAAACATCCATTCCACTTGCATGGTCATGCATTCCAATTGATAGAAAGACACAAAGAGATTCCTGAAGGTGAGGACCCAGTTACTTATAACGCTACCGATCATGCGGATTGGCCAGAATATCCAATGGTGAGGGACACTGTTTACGTTAGACCCCAATCCTACATTGTTATGAGATTTAAGGCTGATAATCCAGGTGTTTGGTTCTTCCACTGCCATATTGAATGGCATTTAGAACAAGGTTTAGCATTccaattaattgaagatCCTCAAGGTATTCAGAAGAACGAAAAGATCACTGACAACCATAAACAGATTTGTGAGAAGGTTGGTGTACCTTGGGAAGGTAATGCTGCAGCTAATAGTAaggattatttgaatttggttGGCGAAAATGTTCAAGTAAAGAGATTGCCAACTGGCTTCACTGCTAAAGGTATTGTTGCCTTGGTTTTCTCATGTATCTCAGCATTTTTGGGATTGGCAGCAATTTCTTACTATGGTATGAATGACATTGAAAACATGGAAAAAAGAGTTGCTAGAGACTTGGATGTGTactttgatgatgatgatgatgatgaggaggaggaagaacAAAGCATTACTGAGCAGGCTGCAACTGGTTCCTCTTCTAGCCcttcaaacaaataa